One genomic region from Rosa rugosa chromosome 1, drRosRugo1.1, whole genome shotgun sequence encodes:
- the LOC133711454 gene encoding ARF guanine-nucleotide exchange factor GNL2 — protein MENHDKKQAIKLKRKELGLSCMLNTEVGTVLAVIRRPSETVFGAAPDDSIDPSLLQSLKSLRALIFNPQQEWRTIDPSIYLSPFLDVIQSDFVHAAATRVALSATLKILKLGVFDEKTPGAKDAINTVVNAITTCRLEKTDPVSEGAVMMNILQLLTGVMNHRASMLLSDQAVSTIVNTCFQVVQQSTNRGDLLQRNARYTMHELIHIIFSRLPEVEMSHDDEETDNEDVDDGGLDFGYGMRCAVDIFHFLCSLLNVVEVVETEGSTVQTADEDVQLFALVLINTAIELSGDGIGTHSKLLRMMKDDLFHHLVHYGTCSSPVVFSMICSTVLNMYHFLRRYIRLQLESFFAFVLFRVAGAPGATTQLQEVALEGIINFCRQPTFIVEVYVNYDCDPFCHNVFEEIGKLLCKQSFPVGGPLSSLQIQAFEGLVVMIHNIADSIDKENDTSPSGPYPVEITEYTPFWEDEAKEDSETWVEFVRLRKAQKKKILIAGHHYNRDEKKGMEYLKLTKLVSDPPDPKALAFFFRYTPGLDKMLIGDYLGDPDEFHIEVLREYTETFGFAGMNLDSGLRTFLETFRLPGESQKIERILEVFSENFYEQQPTDIFANKDTVLILCYSLIMLNTDQHNPQVKKKMTEDEFIRNNRAINGGKDLPREYLSELFHSISHNAFTTFGLQVEMNPSKWIELMNRTKTVQPYFLCEFDRRLGRDMFACIAGPSVAALSAVFEHAEEEELLHECIEGMFSVARVAQYGLEDTLDELLATFSKFTTLLNPYASAEETLFAFSKDLKPRMATLAVFTIANNFGESIRGGWRNIVECLLKLKRLKLLPQSAIEFDAASTSSENLKSESGIIFPAHDPRFGGRPTGMINRFSHFMSLESAEDAVSLGISEFEQNLKVIKQCRIGNIFSNTSNFPEVALLNLGRSLIYAAAGKGQKFSTAIEEEETVGFSWDLIVAITLANNHRFQTFWPHFHDYLIVVAQFPMFSPIPFAEKAIVGLFKICLTILETHRADKIPEELIFKSINLMWKLEKEILDTCCDFITQSLNRILIEYPANLQTQLGWKSVLHLLSVSGRHPECYELGVETLISLMSDGTHVSRTNYAYCIDCAFGFIALKNSPLEKNIKILDLLAESVNFLIQWYRNHYSDPGNSYSNSSLEDAKGFGSSCSFAMNLFVKLGEAFRKSSLARREEMRNHAILCLQKSFKLAEELDFTPINCINCFNLVVFAMVDDLHEKMLEYSRRENAEKEMRGMEGTLKVALKLLTEVYLQFLKQISQSPGFRTFWLGVLRRMDTCMKADLGGYGESTTLQVLVPDLLRQMITVMKEKEILVQKEDDDLLEITHIQIQWIAPAIKEELFPEENL, from the exons atgGAGAATCATGACAAAAAACAAGCGATCAAGCTCAAAAGGAAAGAGCTGGGACTCTCTTGCATGCTCAATACCGAAGTCGGCACTGTTCTTGCCGTGATCCGCCGCCCCAGTGAAACCGTCTTCGGCGCCGCCCCGGACGACAGCATTGACCCTTCTCTTCTCCAATCCCTCAAGTCACTTCGAGCCTTGATCTTCAACCCCCAACAAGAATGGCGCACCATAGACCCTTCCATTTACCTCTCCCCATTCCTCGACGTCATCCAAAGCGACTTCGTCCACGCCGCCGCCACCAGAGTCGCCCTCTCCGCCACCTTGAAGATTCTCAAGCTCGGAGTCTTCGACGAGAAGACCCCCGGAGCCAAGGACGCCATCAACACCGTCGTCAATGCCATCACCACGTGTAGGCTTGAGAAGACTGATCCGGTGTCGGAGGGCGCCGTGATGATGAACATTCTGCAGCTTCTGACCGGAGTTATGAACCACAGGGCTTCAATGTTGTTGTCAGACCAAGCTGTGAGCACCATTGTCAACACTTGCTTTCAAGTGGTTCAACAATCCACGAACCGAGGGGACTTGCTTCAGAGAAATGCTAGGTACACCATGCATGAGTTGATCCACATCATTTTTTCGCGGTTGCCTGAGGTTGAGATGAGTCACGACGATGAGGAGACTGACAATGAAGACGTTGATGATGGTGGTTTGGATTTCGGATATGGAATGAGGTGTGCGGTTGATATATTTCATTTCTTGTGTTCTTTGCTCAATGTGGTTGAGGTTGTGGAGACAGAGGGGTCTACAGTTCAAACTGCTGATGAAGATGTGCAGCTTTTTGCTTTGGTTTTGATCAACACCGCAATCGAGTTGAGTGGAGATGGAATTGGGACGCATTCGAAGCTTTTGAGGATGATGAAAGATGATCTGTTTCACCATTTGGTACACTATGGAACTTGTTCAAGCCCGGTTGTGTTCTCCATGATTTGCAGTACGGTTTTGAACATGTATCACTTTCTTCGCAG GTACATTCGACTCCAATTAGAATCCTTCTTTGCATTTGTGCTGTTTAGAGTCGCAGGAGCTCCAGGAGCAACAACCCAACTTCAAGAAGTTGCACTGGAAGGAATTATAAACTTCTGCAGGCAACCGACATTCATAGTCGAAGTTTATGTGAACTATGACTGTGATCCCTTTTGCCATAATGTGTTCGAGGAGATTGGGAAGTTGCTTTGCAAGCAGTCATTTCCGGTGGGTGGCCCTTTGTCAAGTTTACAGATACAAGCGTTTGAAGGGTTAGTAGTCATGATCCACAACATTGCTGATAGTATTGATAAAGAAAATGATACAAGCCCTTCAGGGCCATATCCCGTTGAAATTACTGAATATACGCCATTTTGGGAAGATGAGGCCAAAGAGGATTCGGAAACTTGGGTGGAGTTTGTAAGACTCCGAAAAgcacagaagaagaaaatattgaTTGCTGGACACCATTATAATCGAGATGAAAAGAAGGGAATGGAGTACTTAAAACTTACCAAATTAGTCTCTGATCCTCCGGATCCAAAGGCTCTGGCTTTCTTCTTCCGGTACACTCCTGGTCTAGACAAAATGCTGATAGGGGATTATCTTGGTGATCCTGACGAGTTTCATATTGAAGTTCTAAGAGAATATACCGAAACCTTTGGATTTGCAGGCATGAATCTTGACAGTGGTTTACGGACTTTTCTTGAGACTTTCCGTTTACCAGGAGAGTCCCAGAAGATTGAGCGGATTCTCGAAGTATTTTCAGAGAATTTTTATGAACAACAACCTACAGATATTTTTGCAAACAAGGATACGGTGCTCATTCTTTGCTACTCTCTCATTATGCTCAATACTGATCAACACAATCCAcaagtgaagaagaaaatgacaGAAGACGAGTTCATCAGGAACAATAGAGCAATCAATGGAGGAAAGGATCTTCCTAGAGAGTATCTATCTGAGCTTTTCCATTCCATCTCACACAATGCATTCACCACGTTTGGTTTGCAGGTAGAAATGAACCCAAGCAAATGGATCGAGTTGATGAACCGAACAAAAACTGTGCAACCTTACTTTCTATGTGAATTTGATCGCCGTCTAGGAAGAGATATGTTTGCTTGCATTGCTGGTCCATCAGTGGCGGCTCTTTCTGCAGTATTTGAGCATGCTGAAGAAGAGGAATTGCTCCATGAATGCATTGAAGGGATGTTCTCGGTGGCCAGGGTAGCTCAGTATGGACTAGAAGACACTCTTGATGAACTTCTCGCCACATTCTCCAAATTCACTACATTGTTGAATCCTTATGCCTCTGCAGAAGAAACCCTCTTTGCTTTTAGCAAAGATTTGAAGCCAAGAATGGCTACACTTGCTGTTTTCACCATTGCAAACAATTTTGGAGAGTCAATTAGAGGGGGCTGGAGGAACATTGTTGAATGCTTGTTGAAACTCAAGAGGCTAAAGCTGCTTCCACAGTCTGCCATTGAATTTGATGCTGCTTCCACCTCATCGGAGAACTTAAAATCTGAATCCGGTATAATCTTCCCAGCTCATGATCCCAGGTTTGGAGGCCGCCCTACTGGCATGATTAATCGGTTCTCACATTTTATGTCACTAGAGAGTGCAGAAGATGCTGTATCCCTTGGCATTAGTGAATTTGAACAAAATCTCAAGGTTATCAAACAATGCCGAATTGGGAACATCTTCAGCAATACTTCAAACTTTCCTGAAGTTGCTTTGCTCAATCTTGGGCGTTCTTTGATATATGCAGCTGCTGGGAAAGGGCAAAAGTTTAGTAcagcaattgaagaagaagaaactgttGGTTTCTCCTGGGATTTAATAGTTGCAATCACTTTGGCCAACAATCATAGGTTCCAGACATTTTGGCCTCATTTTCATGATTATCTGATTGTGGTTGCTCAGTTTCCCATGTTCTCCCCTATTCCATTTGCCGAAAAGGCCATTGTAGGGCTCTTCAAGATATGTCTCACGATCCTTGAGACTCACCGAGCTGACAAAATCCCCGAGGAACTCATTTTCAAGTCAATAAATCTAATGTGGAAGCTGGAAAAAGAGATTCTAGACACTTGCTGTGACTTCATAACTCAATCACTAAACAGGATTCTGATTGAGTACCCTGCCAATTTGCAGACCCAACTCGGTTGGAAGTCAGTTCTCCACTTATTATCAGTCTCTGGGAGACACCCCGAATGCTATGAACTAGGAGTTGAGACACTTATCTCGTTGATGTCTGATGGAACTCATGTTTCGCGGACAAATTATGCTTACTGCATTGATTGTGCCTTTGGTTTTATTGCCCTTAAGAACAGTCCATTGGAGAAGAACATAAAGATACTGGACCTGTTAGCAGAGTCTGTAAACTTCTTGATCCAGTGGTATAGAAACCACTACTCAGATCCTGGGAACAGCTACAGCAACTCCTCTTTAGAGGATGCAAAAGGTTTTGGCTCTTCCTGCAGCTTTGCCATGAATTTGTTTGTCAAACTAGGAGAGGCATTTAGAAAGTCCAGCTTAGCTCGGCGAGAAGAGATGAGAAACCATGCAATTCTATGTCTTCAAAAGAGTTTCAAACTTGCTGAGGAATTGGACTTCACTCCAATCAATTGCATCAACTGTTTCAACCTTGTTGTTTTCGCAATGGTTGATGATCTACATGAAAAAATGTTGGAGTACTCGCGTAGGGAAAACGCGGAGAAGGAGATGAGAGGCATGGAAGGGACCTTAAAGGTTGCATTGAAGCTCTTGACAGAAGTGTACCTGCAATTCTTGAAACAGATATCACAGAGTCCCGGGTTTCGAACATTTTGGTTAGGAGTGTTGAGAAGAATGGACACTTGTATGAAGGCTGATTTAGGTGGATATGGTGAATCAACAACACTGCAAGTACTAGTCCCGGATTTGTTGAGACAGATGATTACAGTGatgaaggaaaaagagattctAGTGCAAAAGGAAGATGATGACCTTTTGGAGATAACACATATTCAGATACAGTGGATAGCTCCTGCAATCAAGGAGGAGCTTTTTCCAGAAGAAAACTTATGA